A window of the Eulemur rufifrons isolate Redbay chromosome 6, OSU_ERuf_1, whole genome shotgun sequence genome harbors these coding sequences:
- the PRDX5 gene encoding peroxiredoxin-5, mitochondrial isoform X1 — protein MVAGVGRVAGLWALRRRAGYLFAGAAAESVAATAAPAAARRQPEGAGGWVPRGAHSFSSAAAAMAPIKVGDAIPSVEVFEGEPGNKVNLAELFKGKKGVLFGVPGAFTPGCSKTHLPGFVEQAEALKAKGVQVVACLSVNDVFVTGEWGRAHKTEGKVRLLADPTGAFGKETDLLLDDSLVSLFGNRRLKRFSMVVEDGVVKTLNVEPDGTGLTCSLAPNVMSQL, from the exons ATGGTTGCGGGCGTGGGGAGAGTCGCGGGGCTGTGGGCCCTGAGACGCCGAGCGGGCTACTTATTCGCTGGTGCGGCCGCCGAGTCTGTGGCAGCGACAGCAGCACCGGCGGCGGCAAGACGACAACCAGAAGGAGCGGGAGGGTGGGTGCCTCGCGGGGCCCACAGTTTCAGCAGCGCCGCCGCAGCCATGGCCCCAATCAAG GTGGGAGATGCCATCCCCTCAGTGGAGGTGTTTGAAGGGGAGCCAGGAAACAAGGTGAACCTGGCAGAGCTGTTCAAGGGCAAGAAAGGTGTGCTGTTTGGAGTTCCTGGGGCTTTCACTCCTGGCTGTTCCAAG ACCCACCTGCCGGGGTTTGTGGAGCAGGCTGAGGCTCTAAAGGCCAAGGGGGTCCAGGTGGTGGCATGTCTGAGTGTTAACGATGTCTTTGTGACTGGTGAGTGGGGACGAGCCCACAAGACGGAAGGCAAG GTTCGGCTCTTGGCTGACCCTactggggcctttgggaag GAGACAGATTTACTACTAGATGACTCGTTGGTGTCCCTCTTTGGGAATCGACGGCTTAAGAG GTTCTCCATGGTGGTAGAAGATGGTGTAGTGAAGACCCTCAATGTGGAACCGGATGGCACAGGCCTCACCTGCAGCTTGGCACCTAATGTCATGTCGCAGCTCTGA
- the PRDX5 gene encoding peroxiredoxin-5, mitochondrial isoform X2, which translates to MVAGVGRVAGLWALRRRAGYLFAGAAAESVAATAAPAAARRQPEGAGGWVPRGAHSFSSAAAAMAPIKTHLPGFVEQAEALKAKGVQVVACLSVNDVFVTGEWGRAHKTEGKVRLLADPTGAFGKETDLLLDDSLVSLFGNRRLKRFSMVVEDGVVKTLNVEPDGTGLTCSLAPNVMSQL; encoded by the exons ATGGTTGCGGGCGTGGGGAGAGTCGCGGGGCTGTGGGCCCTGAGACGCCGAGCGGGCTACTTATTCGCTGGTGCGGCCGCCGAGTCTGTGGCAGCGACAGCAGCACCGGCGGCGGCAAGACGACAACCAGAAGGAGCGGGAGGGTGGGTGCCTCGCGGGGCCCACAGTTTCAGCAGCGCCGCCGCAGCCATGGCCCCAATCAAG ACCCACCTGCCGGGGTTTGTGGAGCAGGCTGAGGCTCTAAAGGCCAAGGGGGTCCAGGTGGTGGCATGTCTGAGTGTTAACGATGTCTTTGTGACTGGTGAGTGGGGACGAGCCCACAAGACGGAAGGCAAG GTTCGGCTCTTGGCTGACCCTactggggcctttgggaag GAGACAGATTTACTACTAGATGACTCGTTGGTGTCCCTCTTTGGGAATCGACGGCTTAAGAG GTTCTCCATGGTGGTAGAAGATGGTGTAGTGAAGACCCTCAATGTGGAACCGGATGGCACAGGCCTCACCTGCAGCTTGGCACCTAATGTCATGTCGCAGCTCTGA